TGGCTTTAAATGCCTTGGGCTTATCTACTCAGTTACCCATGAATATTATTTATCTAACCGATGGTGCAGCAAGAAAGATTACGCTTGGCAAACGAAAAATTATATTCAAAAAAACAGTGCCAAAGAACCTTTCTGCTATAGGGAAAATTAGCAGCTTGGTAATTCATGCTCTCAAAGAAATAGGGAAAGATAAGGTAAAGGAGGAGGAGGTGGAGATTATTTTAGAACAACTAAAAAAGGAAGATCCGTATAGGTTGGAACATGATATTCGATTAGCCCCAGAGTGGATTCGAGTTATTATGCGTCAGGCTATGGCAATAAACAGTTTAAAATGATTATCTAATGCATAAATGGTATAAGGTAGCTAAGGAGACAAAAGTAAATGCTTATAATCAAATAGCAGAATCAACTGGTATGTCACCGTTTGCCGTTGAAAAAGATTGGTGGGTAGTACAAGCCTTATCCATTATTTTTGAACTTGAAATTGGTAAAGCATTAGTTTTTAAAGGAGGAACTTCACTAAGTAAAGTCTGGGGTTTAATTAGCAGGTTTTCCGAAGATATTGATTTGGCAGTAGATCGTTCTTTTTTTGGCTATGAGGGGGAGCTCTCAAAGAGTCAGAGAACCAAATTAAGGAAAGACAGTAGCGAATACATCACTGAATCATTATTCCCTGAATTGCAAGAAGTATTCAAGCAAAAAGAATTAGATGATATTGAATTTAAATTAGTGGAGGCAGTATCTAGTGATCAAGATCCTCGTATTATTGAAATCTACTATCCCCATGTAATAGAGGCACCAGGGTATTTAGCGCCACGGGTTCAATTGGAAATAGGAAGCAGGTCCTTAATAGAGCCTTTTAGCGTTCAGAAAATAAAGTCTTTAGTTGATGAGCATTTTTCATCAAAAGAATTTGCACAAAAAAAGGTAAGTATACCAACTGTTATTCCTGAAAGAACATTTTTGAAAAAAATATTCCTTTTACACGAAGAGTTTCATCGCCCTCCAGAAAAAATTAGAGTGGATCGTTTAAGCCGACATTTATATGATGTCTACCAAATATCACAAACTAAGATTGCTGATAGTGCTATAAATGATCAAAAACTATATGAAACTATTGTTAAGCATAGACATCGCTATACCAAAGTGGGAGGAGTCGATTATAATCTACATCAACCACAAACGATTAACCCAATACCTCTTGAAGAATTCAAAAAGTCATGGAAGAAGGATTATCAAACCATGCAAGAACAAATGATATATGGTGATTCCCCATCCTTTGAGGAAATGATTGCTGGTATTCAATCATTGGTTGAGAAAATAAATAAATTGGA
The sequence above is a segment of the Bacteroidota bacterium genome. Coding sequences within it:
- a CDS encoding DUF6088 family protein — encoded protein: MKSIELHIIEKIKKAKGGSLFFVDDFLRFGNSKAISKALERLVKKGNISRVARGIYSRLEKDPLLGPVKPSTEAVAKAIAKRDKARIIPTGTLALNALGLSTQLPMNIIYLTDGAARKITLGKRKIIFKKTVPKNLSAIGKISSLVIHALKEIGKDKVKEEEVEIILEQLKKEDPYRLEHDIRLAPEWIRVIMRQAMAINSLK
- a CDS encoding nucleotidyl transferase AbiEii/AbiGii toxin family protein, which codes for MHKWYKVAKETKVNAYNQIAESTGMSPFAVEKDWWVVQALSIIFELEIGKALVFKGGTSLSKVWGLISRFSEDIDLAVDRSFFGYEGELSKSQRTKLRKDSSEYITESLFPELQEVFKQKELDDIEFKLVEAVSSDQDPRIIEIYYPHVIEAPGYLAPRVQLEIGSRSLIEPFSVQKIKSLVDEHFSSKEFAQKKVSIPTVIPERTFLKKIFLLHEEFHRPPEKIRVDRLSRHLYDVYQISQTKIADSAINDQKLYETIVKHRHRYTKVGGVDYNLHQPQTINPIPLEEFKKSWKKDYQTMQEQMIYGDSPSFEEMIAGIQSLVEKINKLEWVMDNKFPIPNND